From the Planctomycetia bacterium genome, one window contains:
- a CDS encoding amidohydrolase family protein, protein MTTLRNTQAQCKMIQRKIMTIPSRMRNMLRVALVAFLLGCSAAAQAAPEVPGAPQSTPIALVGGTVHPVVGPEIVGGTVLFVGGKITAVGLEVDLPKNTQLVDVKGKHVYPGLFDADTEVGLVEIAAVRATVDHTEVGQINPNVRAQTAFNPDSELIPVTRSNGVLTVVTAPLGGLISGRAAVMRLDGWTWEQMTVRGEAAMMVSWPSLVESHTWRMEDSKPKEKTRARVMEQLTNVFADARSYRTLKRARSSQGAAAPDFDARWEAMLPVLEGKTPLFVRADDVRQIQSAVAFARKEGVKLVIVGGYQAPECAELLRSENVPVILKGVNRLPRHRQDPYDAPFTIAAKLHKAGVKFCISASDRMANIRNLPYHAATAVAFGLPYDEALKSITLYPAQITGVERELGSLESGKAATLFVSTGDPLDIASLVTAAYIDGREVDLSDRHKRLWKKYQEKYRQLAPTKAAE, encoded by the coding sequence ATGACGACTCTTCGTAACACTCAAGCTCAGTGCAAGATGATTCAACGCAAGATCATGACGATTCCTTCCCGAATGCGAAACATGCTCCGAGTCGCTCTCGTCGCGTTCTTGCTCGGTTGCTCGGCAGCGGCGCAGGCTGCCCCCGAAGTGCCCGGCGCGCCGCAATCGACGCCGATCGCGCTCGTCGGCGGCACGGTCCATCCGGTCGTCGGGCCGGAGATCGTCGGCGGCACGGTCCTGTTCGTCGGTGGCAAGATCACGGCGGTAGGCCTCGAGGTCGACTTGCCGAAGAATACGCAGCTCGTCGATGTGAAAGGAAAGCACGTTTATCCGGGCCTGTTCGATGCCGATACGGAAGTCGGGCTCGTCGAGATCGCGGCGGTGCGCGCCACGGTCGATCACACGGAAGTCGGGCAGATCAATCCGAACGTCCGAGCGCAAACTGCGTTCAATCCCGACAGCGAGCTGATTCCGGTGACGCGCTCCAACGGCGTGTTGACGGTCGTCACCGCACCGCTTGGCGGGCTGATCAGCGGGCGCGCGGCCGTGATGCGGCTCGACGGTTGGACATGGGAGCAGATGACGGTGCGGGGCGAAGCAGCGATGATGGTCTCTTGGCCGTCGCTCGTCGAGTCGCATACGTGGCGCATGGAAGACTCCAAGCCGAAAGAGAAGACGCGCGCTCGGGTCATGGAGCAACTCACGAACGTGTTCGCCGATGCGCGGAGCTATCGAACTCTGAAGCGCGCGCGAAGCAGCCAAGGGGCCGCGGCGCCGGACTTCGACGCTCGTTGGGAAGCGATGCTTCCCGTCTTGGAAGGAAAGACGCCGCTCTTCGTGCGTGCCGACGATGTGCGCCAGATTCAATCGGCCGTGGCGTTCGCTCGCAAAGAAGGGGTGAAGCTCGTCATCGTCGGCGGGTACCAAGCTCCGGAATGTGCCGAGTTGTTGCGCTCCGAGAATGTGCCGGTGATTCTGAAAGGGGTGAATCGGCTCCCTCGTCATCGGCAAGATCCTTACGACGCGCCGTTTACGATCGCCGCGAAGTTACACAAGGCCGGCGTGAAGTTCTGTATCAGCGCGAGCGATCGGATGGCGAACATCCGTAACTTGCCTTACCACGCGGCAACCGCTGTGGCTTTCGGCTTGCCTTACGACGAGGCGCTGAAATCGATCACGCTTTATCCGGCGCAGATCACGGGAGTCGAGCGCGAGCTCGGCTCGCTCGAAAGCGGCAAAGCGGCGACGCTGTTCGTCTCGACCGGCGATCCGCTCGATATCGCGAGCCTCGTCACCGCGGCTTACATCGACGGCCGCGAAGTCGATCTTTCCGATCGTCACAAGCGGCTTTGGAAAAAGTATCAAGAGAAGTATCGGCAACTCGCGCCGACGAAAGCCGCCGAATAA
- a CDS encoding DUF1552 domain-containing protein gives MANPLSRRTLLRGLGTAVALPWLEAMGPFAAWGAAPVVKGAAPAAPQRMAFLYVPNGVNIENWTPKTEGRDYELTACLEPLKEHRRDFNVLTGLTADKARPHGDGGGDHARALGAFLTGAQPRKTDGTDIRTGVSVDQLAASRIGDRTRLPSLEIGIEQGGMAGNCDSGYSCVYSSTMSWRSATTPVPKEVNPKLVFERMFKADTGAEQEQSRRRRRSVLDAVMEDAKDLEKTLGGHDLRKLDEYLSSVRDVELRIERAAKLPPITAPEYPTILGTTNEREEKIRLMCDLMVLAFQTDVTRICTFVIANEGSSVPYKFIGVSEGHHELSHHGNDETKKEKIRKIDRFNTSQFAYLLGKLKSVREGNGTLLDNCLLAYGSGNSDGNRHNHNDLPILLAGGGGGTVKTGRHIRYPDETPLNNLWMAMLDRVDVDVPFLGDSTGVLQGLDG, from the coding sequence ATGGCTAACCCACTTTCTCGCCGCACGCTACTTCGAGGGCTCGGCACGGCCGTTGCTTTGCCGTGGCTCGAAGCGATGGGCCCGTTCGCGGCTTGGGGTGCGGCGCCGGTCGTCAAAGGTGCCGCCCCGGCGGCGCCGCAGCGCATGGCGTTTCTCTACGTTCCGAACGGCGTGAACATCGAGAACTGGACTCCCAAGACCGAAGGCCGCGACTACGAACTCACCGCTTGCCTCGAGCCGTTGAAGGAGCATCGCCGTGATTTCAACGTCTTGACCGGCCTCACCGCCGATAAGGCTCGGCCGCACGGCGACGGCGGCGGAGACCATGCCCGCGCGCTGGGGGCCTTCCTCACCGGCGCGCAACCGCGTAAGACCGACGGCACCGATATTCGGACCGGGGTTTCGGTCGATCAACTCGCGGCGAGCCGAATCGGCGATCGAACCCGACTCCCGTCGCTTGAGATCGGCATCGAGCAAGGGGGCATGGCCGGCAATTGTGACTCGGGCTACAGCTGCGTCTATTCCTCGACGATGTCGTGGCGCTCGGCGACGACGCCGGTGCCTAAGGAAGTGAACCCGAAGCTCGTCTTCGAGCGGATGTTCAAGGCCGATACCGGCGCCGAGCAAGAGCAATCGCGCCGTCGGCGCCGGAGCGTGCTTGATGCCGTGATGGAAGATGCGAAAGACTTAGAGAAGACGCTCGGCGGTCACGACCTGCGCAAGCTCGACGAGTATTTATCGTCCGTGCGCGACGTCGAGTTGCGCATCGAACGGGCCGCGAAGCTCCCGCCGATCACGGCACCCGAGTATCCCACGATCCTCGGCACGACGAACGAGCGCGAAGAAAAGATCCGCTTGATGTGCGACCTGATGGTGCTGGCGTTCCAAACCGATGTGACGCGCATTTGCACCTTCGTCATCGCCAACGAGGGGAGCAGCGTTCCGTACAAATTCATCGGGGTCTCGGAAGGGCATCACGAACTCTCGCATCACGGCAACGACGAAACGAAGAAGGAAAAGATTCGCAAGATCGACCGATTCAATACGTCGCAGTTCGCGTACTTGCTCGGGAAGCTCAAGAGCGTGCGCGAAGGAAACGGCACGCTGTTGGACAATTGCTTGCTCGCTTACGGCAGCGGCAACTCCGACGGCAATCGGCACAACCACAACGACTTGCCGATCTTGCTCGCGGGTGGCGGCGGCGGAACGGTAAAGACCGGCCGACACATTCGTTATCCCGACGAAACGCCGCTCAACAATCTGTGGATGGCGATGCTCGATCGGGTCGATGTCGACGTGCCGTTCCTCGGCGACTCGACCGGGGTCTTGCAAGGCTTAGATGGCTAA
- a CDS encoding EamA family transporter: protein MALWLVILIRVVANPAANVYQKLLTRDGAAPILVIFVSHLFLSFICAPILCVAPTPRSFDFWINITICALLAVACNTLLVQALKLGDLSLLGPINAYKSVVSLLPSLLLLGEFPSAAALCGIALIVVGSVLLVGRNDSADFPAGGSFRYAARLKTLFYSPGVRYRVAALVLSATEAAFLKRAVLASSPAIAFAWWSILGAAASGAALVVLQRGRFRDAVSCLSGKANLRRFIFLTIATGLMQYCTIVALDGFQVGPLLALFQISTLLSVFFGHRFFGEPHFLRRLFGSAIMVAGAAVVVVCRQSP, encoded by the coding sequence ATGGCTCTCTGGCTTGTGATCTTGATTCGCGTGGTCGCCAATCCGGCGGCGAACGTGTATCAGAAGTTGCTGACGCGCGACGGCGCGGCACCGATTCTGGTTATTTTCGTCTCACACCTTTTTCTGTCGTTCATCTGCGCACCGATTCTCTGCGTCGCGCCGACACCGCGCAGCTTCGACTTCTGGATCAACATCACGATCTGCGCGCTGCTGGCCGTCGCGTGCAATACGCTTCTCGTGCAAGCGCTGAAACTCGGCGACCTCTCGCTGCTCGGGCCGATCAACGCTTATAAGTCCGTCGTGAGCTTGCTGCCGAGCCTATTGCTGCTCGGCGAGTTCCCCAGCGCGGCGGCGCTCTGTGGAATCGCTTTGATCGTAGTCGGCAGCGTGCTGCTCGTCGGACGAAACGACTCCGCCGACTTCCCTGCCGGCGGTTCCTTTCGGTACGCCGCTAGGTTGAAGACTCTTTTTTATTCGCCCGGCGTGCGGTATCGGGTCGCGGCTTTGGTTCTCTCGGCAACCGAGGCGGCGTTTCTCAAGCGTGCCGTTTTGGCGTCGTCGCCGGCGATCGCGTTCGCTTGGTGGTCGATCTTAGGAGCCGCGGCTTCGGGCGCTGCGCTGGTGGTTTTGCAGCGGGGCCGATTTCGCGACGCCGTGTCCTGCCTCTCCGGCAAAGCCAACCTGAGGCGATTTATTTTCCTAACAATTGCGACCGGGCTTATGCAATATTGCACGATCGTCGCTCTCGACGGCTTCCAAGTGGGTCCGCTGCTGGCTCTGTTTCAGATTTCGACCCTTTTAAGCGTGTTTTTCGGGCATCGTTTCTTCGGCGAGCCCCACTTTCTGCGCCGACTTTTCGGGTCGGCGATCATGGTCGCCGGGGCTGCGGTCGTCGTAGTTTGCCGGCAGAGCCCGTGA
- a CDS encoding methyltransferase — translation MKNTSPSDELPPVSLPPKTSERLLIDRWPEAVGERSVERVLVTSNGRAQLAQFVAERYPSAAVECYYLDAYLLGLAERALDGNGTKARPANLSLRCSADLVVEGDIETGSESPNAWDVVALPLSSRGDAELTREQLQQAYRALRSGGLLLASTDNPRDVWLHEMAQALGGKVRRFDADDGAIYVVQRTGPLKRARDFQAEFAFRDGERLLSAATRPGVFSHRRVDPGARRLMEAMTVAAGDRVLDIGCGWGTVGLAAACRADGITVEAIDSNARAVACTRANAKRNHVVERFEARLEPAGKVHQPGTFDLALGNPPYYADFRIAELFVSSAFDALQPGGRLLMVTKLPEWFEENLPERFSRVKSELVKTYTVFYAVKP, via the coding sequence ATGAAGAACACCTCTCCGTCCGATGAACTGCCGCCCGTTTCGCTTCCGCCGAAGACCAGCGAGCGGCTGCTGATCGATCGCTGGCCGGAGGCAGTCGGCGAGCGAAGCGTCGAGCGGGTGCTCGTCACCTCGAACGGACGCGCGCAGTTGGCGCAGTTCGTCGCCGAACGCTATCCATCGGCCGCGGTCGAGTGTTATTATCTCGATGCCTATCTGCTCGGTCTTGCGGAACGAGCCCTCGACGGAAACGGGACGAAAGCTCGACCGGCGAACTTGTCGTTGCGCTGCTCCGCCGACCTCGTCGTGGAGGGCGATATCGAGACGGGAAGCGAATCGCCGAACGCTTGGGACGTTGTCGCACTCCCTCTGTCGTCGCGAGGGGATGCGGAGTTGACGCGCGAGCAGTTGCAGCAAGCGTATCGAGCGCTCCGCTCGGGCGGTTTGCTGCTCGCATCCACGGACAATCCGCGCGACGTCTGGTTGCACGAAATGGCGCAGGCGCTCGGCGGCAAAGTAAGGCGCTTCGACGCCGACGACGGTGCGATTTACGTCGTCCAGCGAACCGGACCCTTGAAGCGCGCGCGAGACTTTCAGGCGGAGTTCGCGTTCCGCGACGGCGAACGTTTGCTATCGGCCGCGACTCGGCCGGGCGTGTTCTCACATCGCCGCGTCGATCCCGGCGCGCGGCGTTTGATGGAAGCGATGACCGTTGCCGCCGGCGATCGCGTGCTGGATATCGGTTGCGGTTGGGGGACGGTCGGGCTCGCGGCCGCTTGTCGAGCCGACGGCATCACCGTCGAAGCGATCGACTCCAACGCACGGGCCGTCGCCTGCACGCGCGCGAACGCCAAGCGGAATCATGTCGTCGAGCGGTTCGAAGCGCGACTCGAACCGGCGGGCAAGGTTCACCAGCCGGGCACGTTCGATCTCGCGCTCGGCAATCCACCGTACTACGCCGACTTTCGGATCGCGGAGTTATTCGTGAGCTCGGCATTCGACGCGCTCCAGCCCGGCGGCCGGCTGCTGATGGTGACGAAGCTGCCGGAGTGGTTCGAGGAAAACTTGCCCGAACGGTTTTCACGCGTGAAGTCGGAACTCGTGAAGACTTATACGGTCTTCTACGCCGTGAAGCCGTAG
- a CDS encoding DUF1592 domain-containing protein, with translation MKPSPSILVRSFAARAVALALAATCALIAAGGLLGPASRLSTIATAANPPAKSAESLPIQPYLTKHCVECHSGDNPKAGLALANVRSASDVLRKRKSWENLLEMVESQAMPPEKRPQPTTAETQQFVAAVRKIFDDYDRNAAPDPGRVTMRRLNRVEYDYTIRDLFYGLDAHVSEDFPADDVGHGFDNIGDVLSMSPVLMERYLAAAEQIAKKVMPTELPKPTVRRVYLKGRDPAGKQNFSGNFRILSTKPAKEMSLTGPLFAQYRVAPNDEYRFNISCYGARADQLPVKIAVFASGSQLADPSKPEEVAKLLEAGSPRFGRIRILETLEVTGRDPKKPQIFDVKVTEIPGLERLGVALVKTEEGTPDAELFLNSLSLDGPVDTRPFAMRRLLDSTGKTQAERTQEILSRFASRAFRRPATKIEVDRLVKVVADAEARGEKWEAGLQLAIEVVLASPKFLFRAELDDRPTALETRPLDEFQLASRLSYFLWSSMPDDALFAAARKNELTKNLDSHVRRMLADPKSSALVEQFAMQWLQLGRLKTHAPDPTTFPNFKEPLRQAMFKETQLFLEAIIREDRSIVDLIDSDFTYMNASLAKFYGVADTKGNTKNTKKWVPGGKRMFSDSEWERVTLADGIRGGILTQAGILTVSSNTTRTSPVKRGKWVLEQILGEPPPPPPPDVPELEQQKDKLTGTLRQRMEQHRANPACAGCHAKMDQLGFAFENFDAIGAYRLEDEGAAIDPSGKLPTGEKFHGPSELRKILVADRDKFARCLAEKMLTFALGRGLEYYDARAIDQVVATLKKNDYKFSALCTEIVRSEPFRLRRGINDTAGE, from the coding sequence ATGAAACCATCTCCAAGCATCTTGGTTCGTTCGTTTGCTGCGCGCGCGGTTGCCCTCGCGCTGGCGGCCACGTGCGCCTTGATCGCCGCCGGTGGGTTGCTAGGGCCTGCGAGTCGGTTGTCAACGATCGCTACGGCGGCGAACCCGCCAGCGAAGTCGGCCGAGTCTCTGCCGATTCAGCCGTATCTCACGAAGCACTGCGTCGAATGCCATAGCGGCGATAATCCGAAGGCAGGCCTAGCCCTGGCGAATGTGCGCAGCGCGAGCGATGTACTTCGTAAGCGGAAGTCGTGGGAAAACCTGCTCGAGATGGTCGAGTCGCAAGCGATGCCTCCGGAGAAGAGGCCGCAACCGACGACCGCGGAGACGCAGCAGTTCGTCGCCGCCGTCCGCAAGATCTTCGACGACTACGATCGGAACGCCGCGCCGGACCCGGGCCGCGTCACGATGCGCCGGCTCAACCGTGTGGAATATGACTACACGATCCGCGATCTTTTCTACGGTCTCGATGCGCACGTTTCGGAAGACTTCCCGGCCGACGACGTCGGGCACGGCTTCGACAACATCGGCGATGTCCTTTCGATGTCGCCGGTGCTGATGGAGCGCTATCTCGCGGCGGCCGAACAGATCGCGAAAAAGGTCATGCCGACGGAGTTGCCGAAGCCGACGGTACGCCGAGTGTATCTCAAGGGGCGCGATCCCGCCGGTAAGCAAAACTTCTCGGGCAACTTCCGCATCCTGTCGACGAAGCCGGCGAAAGAAATGTCGCTGACCGGTCCCCTCTTCGCGCAGTATCGAGTAGCGCCGAACGACGAGTATCGCTTCAACATCAGTTGCTACGGCGCTCGGGCCGATCAACTGCCGGTAAAGATCGCGGTCTTCGCGTCGGGCTCTCAACTGGCCGACCCCTCGAAGCCGGAAGAGGTGGCGAAGTTGCTCGAAGCCGGCTCTCCGCGGTTCGGCCGCATTCGCATTCTGGAGACGCTCGAAGTCACCGGTCGCGATCCGAAGAAACCGCAGATCTTCGATGTGAAAGTGACAGAGATTCCAGGGCTCGAGCGCCTCGGCGTCGCTTTGGTGAAGACCGAAGAAGGGACGCCCGACGCCGAACTGTTTCTCAACTCGTTGTCGCTCGACGGGCCGGTCGATACGCGCCCGTTTGCGATGCGCCGGCTCTTAGACTCGACGGGTAAGACGCAAGCGGAACGAACTCAGGAGATCCTGAGCCGGTTCGCCTCGCGCGCGTTTCGGCGGCCTGCGACGAAGATCGAAGTCGATCGCTTGGTGAAGGTCGTCGCCGATGCGGAAGCCCGCGGCGAAAAGTGGGAAGCCGGTTTGCAACTCGCCATCGAAGTGGTGCTGGCGAGTCCGAAGTTCCTATTTCGCGCCGAACTCGACGACCGTCCGACCGCCTTAGAGACTCGCCCGCTCGACGAATTCCAGCTGGCTTCGCGCTTGAGCTACTTCCTCTGGAGCAGCATGCCCGACGACGCGCTCTTCGCCGCTGCGCGGAAGAACGAGCTGACGAAGAACCTCGACAGTCATGTGCGCCGGATGCTGGCCGATCCGAAGAGCAGCGCGCTCGTGGAGCAATTCGCGATGCAGTGGTTGCAGCTGGGCCGGCTGAAGACGCATGCTCCCGACCCGACGACTTTCCCGAATTTCAAAGAGCCGCTCCGGCAGGCGATGTTCAAAGAGACGCAACTTTTCTTGGAAGCGATCATCCGCGAAGATCGAAGCATCGTCGACTTGATCGACTCCGACTTCACTTACATGAACGCGTCGCTCGCGAAGTTTTACGGCGTCGCCGATACGAAGGGGAACACGAAGAATACGAAGAAGTGGGTCCCCGGCGGCAAGCGCATGTTCAGCGATTCCGAGTGGGAACGGGTGACGCTGGCCGACGGCATCCGCGGCGGCATTCTCACGCAGGCCGGCATCCTCACCGTCTCCTCGAACACGACGCGCACCTCTCCGGTGAAGCGTGGCAAATGGGTGCTCGAACAGATTCTCGGCGAGCCTCCGCCACCGCCTCCGCCCGATGTGCCCGAGCTGGAACAACAAAAAGACAAGCTGACCGGCACGCTGCGGCAGCGCATGGAGCAGCATCGCGCGAACCCGGCTTGCGCAGGTTGCCATGCGAAGATGGATCAACTCGGCTTCGCTTTCGAGAACTTCGACGCCATCGGGGCGTATCGCTTGGAAGACGAAGGAGCCGCGATCGATCCGTCGGGCAAGCTGCCGACCGGCGAGAAGTTTCACGGCCCGAGCGAACTGCGAAAGATTCTGGTTGCCGATCGAGATAAGTTTGCCCGCTGCCTAGCCGAGAAGATGCTGACGTTTGCCCTCGGCCGAGGCTTGGAATACTACGACGCTCGCGCGATCGATCAGGTCGTCGCGACGTTGAAAAAGAACGATTATAAATTCTCGGCGCTCTGCACCGAGATCGTACGCAGCGAACCGTTCCGCCTGCGCCGCGGAATCAACGACACGGCCGGCGAGTAG
- a CDS encoding methylated-DNA--[protein]-cysteine S-methyltransferase, which translates to MDSSRTSALRYTVFPSDLGWFALAGSGSHVVRLSFGHPTADAARRSLAPPMRNAPRDDFWFGELVERLQAYAGGARDDFRDVLIAYEDDTRFRISVAQWCRRIPPGVTVTYGQLAAAAGRPAAAWAVGNVMRTNRVPLIIPCHHVVAGTGKLHGYSAAGGLATKRRLLDMEIESWISEAVRKVVEA; encoded by the coding sequence ATGGATAGCTCTCGAACCTCCGCGTTGCGCTACACGGTTTTTCCGAGCGACTTGGGTTGGTTCGCACTTGCCGGCTCGGGCTCACATGTCGTGCGACTGTCGTTCGGGCATCCGACGGCCGACGCAGCCCGCCGCTCGCTCGCGCCTCCTATGCGCAACGCTCCGCGCGACGACTTTTGGTTCGGCGAACTCGTCGAACGCCTGCAAGCCTATGCCGGTGGTGCTCGCGATGATTTTCGCGATGTCTTGATCGCCTATGAAGACGACACGCGCTTCCGCATTTCCGTCGCCCAGTGGTGCCGACGGATTCCGCCCGGCGTGACCGTAACCTACGGTCAACTGGCAGCCGCGGCCGGACGCCCTGCCGCCGCGTGGGCCGTCGGCAACGTCATGCGCACGAATCGCGTGCCGCTGATTATTCCCTGCCACCACGTCGTCGCAGGAACCGGCAAGCTCCACGGCTATTCGGCGGCCGGAGGGCTCGCCACGAAACGCCGACTGCTCGACATGGAAATAGAATCCTGGATTTCGGAAGCGGTGCGGAAGGTCGTCGAGGCGTAA